One genomic segment of Microbacterium sp. ProA8 includes these proteins:
- a CDS encoding extracellular solute-binding protein: MPAPRLLAAAALTASAALVLAGCAGGASSDDTAAFDPDKEVTLDFAFWGNDDRATRYDDLIAAFNEEYPNITINTSFTDFPSFWEKRQTEAAGGGLPDVFQFSDSYLRQYGESGNLLDLAEVSDYIDTTTFEESLLGTGALDGVQYSLPTGYSLWANFVNDDLVAQAGVEAPEAGTSFADFDEWMASVTDATGGTVYGGTDYTQRIQVFELVLRADGGNLYTDEGELGFTEDDLREFWESGAEIRDGVTVPQQKLEELSPKSGFGAAITASEMSWSNFLGGYLADSGSSSISIVAPPTAKEGAKDLYRQAGLQVAIAKNTEHPEAAALFLDFVVNSPEAGEIFGTTLGFPASSSKLEGATLEGPDKQVADYIESAADRIGDAPPVPVVGYGSLEQTFWDLGKSIGLGALSVDDAVTQFFAEADAILG, encoded by the coding sequence ATGCCCGCACCCCGTCTGCTCGCCGCAGCCGCCCTGACCGCGAGCGCCGCGCTCGTCCTCGCCGGCTGCGCCGGCGGCGCGTCGTCCGACGACACCGCCGCGTTCGACCCCGACAAGGAGGTCACGCTCGACTTCGCGTTCTGGGGCAACGACGACCGCGCGACCCGTTACGACGACCTGATCGCGGCGTTCAACGAGGAGTACCCGAACATCACGATCAACACCTCGTTCACCGACTTCCCGAGCTTCTGGGAGAAGCGGCAGACCGAAGCTGCGGGCGGCGGGCTCCCCGACGTCTTCCAGTTCTCCGACAGCTACCTGCGCCAGTACGGCGAGTCGGGCAACCTGCTCGACCTCGCCGAGGTGTCGGACTACATCGACACGACCACGTTCGAGGAGTCGCTCCTCGGCACCGGCGCGCTCGACGGCGTGCAGTACTCGCTCCCCACCGGCTACAGCCTGTGGGCGAACTTCGTCAACGACGACCTCGTCGCCCAGGCGGGTGTCGAGGCGCCCGAAGCCGGCACGAGCTTCGCCGACTTCGACGAGTGGATGGCCTCGGTCACCGACGCCACCGGCGGCACCGTGTACGGCGGCACCGACTACACCCAGCGCATCCAGGTGTTCGAACTGGTGCTCCGCGCCGACGGCGGCAACCTCTACACCGATGAGGGCGAGCTCGGCTTCACCGAGGACGACCTCCGCGAGTTCTGGGAGTCCGGCGCCGAGATCCGCGACGGCGTCACCGTGCCGCAGCAGAAGCTCGAGGAGCTCTCGCCCAAGTCGGGGTTCGGCGCCGCGATCACCGCGAGCGAGATGAGCTGGAGCAACTTCCTGGGCGGCTACCTCGCCGACTCGGGCTCATCGTCGATCTCGATCGTCGCTCCTCCCACCGCGAAGGAGGGCGCGAAGGACCTCTACCGCCAGGCCGGCCTCCAGGTCGCGATCGCGAAGAACACCGAGCACCCCGAGGCCGCCGCCCTGTTCCTCGACTTCGTCGTGAACAGCCCCGAGGCCGGCGAGATCTTCGGCACCACCCTCGGGTTCCCGGCCTCGTCGTCGAAGCTCGAGGGCGCGACGCTGGAAGGCCCCGACAAGCAGGTGGCCGACTACATCGAGTCGGCGGCCGACCGCATCGGCGACGCCCCGCCGGTCCCGGTCGTCGGCTACGGCTCGCTCGAGCAGACCTTCTGGGACCTCGGCAAGTCGATCGGCCTGGGCGCCCTCTCGGTCGACGACGCCGTGACCCAGTTCTTCGCCGAGGCCGACGCCATCCTCGGCTGA